TTATATTTATTTATGTGATTTTGAGTTATAGCTATTTCCCTTAAACCTAGATTATTACCACTTGATGTTATGTAATTAACTTTAATTATATAAGCTTCAGTTCTGTTTAAAGTTTTATCAATTTCATTTTTAAATCGATAGTAATTAGGATTATTAATATACTTATTATCTTTAAAAAATTTTTTTAAAATATTTGCAATATTATTTTTCTTCTCGATAATTTTTTCTACTTCTTCAAGCATTTTATTATTTTCTCTAAAAAATTTGATATCGTCATAGTTTTCTAATGCTTGACGACTTTTTACAGTTACATCCGTATCAAAATAAGAAAATGTATCCAAAGAATTCAATCCTAGTTCAGTTAAAATTTTAGTTTTAAATATTCTATATTGTCTTTCTTTCTCTTCTTTTTCTTCTTTTTCTCTTCTTTTTTTATTTTCTACAATACTATATATAATTCCCAATACTAACACTAAAAATACTATGACCATACTTAATTTTCCTTTCTGCTATCTCTTATATTTTTTTAATAAAATTTGATATCTTCATGAAAACTCTCTTCCAAAGGAGATATCTAAATATAATTGTAAAGTATTTCAATCATATTAGCAACTATTTTATCGATTTTATTTTTTATAAGCCCTTCCATCAGGAAAACGCGGAATAATAACGCTAAGAGGTGATTTTTAAGGATTTTTTGATTTTTTTTTAAATTTAACAACGTTAAGGATTAAAAAACAAGCCTATTGATACATTTTGATTTTTGAGACAATCTTTAAACTTTCTAGTTTTTTAAGAATAAAAAAGCCTGTAACCTTAATAAAATCAAAGGTTTACATGGTGTTTCAAAAATCCTTAGCGTTGTTATTTCGCGTTTTCCTGACGGAACCCCTATTTGGTTGAATCTACTTTATTTAACTATGATTCTCCTATAATCTTAACTTTTCCCATATTAAAATATGAAGTATTACTATACTGAAGATGTGGGAATCTTACTCCTATATAAAATTTATAGTTCTTATCAATAAACTCTTTTAACTTCTTTTCTGATGCTTCTTTTGTCATTGAAGTTTTTGTTAAATAAAAAAAGGCAAGGATAAATCCTTGCCAGTTATCCTATACAGAGTGCCTAATTCTGATAAGACTTTACGGTTTCCATTGCTCTAGTATACTGATTTTGAAACAAGTAAGAAAACTACAACGATTATCAACTTTAACACGAGTACCCCTCCTTTCTTTTGAAAGGCTAGTTTTCCCAAGAGCCAACCGCTTTAATAGTTTAACACTTATTACAAAAAATAAAAAGAGTGAAATAGACTGTTTCACTCTTTTTCTAGGGTTTCCCCGTATTTATAATCGTTGTATTTGAATTATAAACCTTTTTTGTAGGAAAGTCAAATAAGATCATCCTATAAAAAATTAATTAATTAATTAATTTTTTATTCTCATTAATTTTCTTCCTTATATATATATTGTGTAAACTGTGTAAATCTCTAAAAATAAAAAAAGAAAAATTTATAAAACCACTCTCTTTTTTTGCACTTAACTTCAATAACAAATATTAAATATAATATCTCATATTTTCTAGTAAAATCAAGGTATATAAACACTAAGCCCTTTTTTCTATAAGCCCATATAATCGATATTATGAAGTCACATTTTTAATTATTTTTTATGAAATTAACAACTGTTAAAATAAAAGCTAAAATACTCAATTTTAATCTACGATTTATATTTTTTTATAAATTCAACCAATGCCAAATTTAATAAACTTGTTTTTGAATATCTTTTTTCTTTGGCTACTAATTCATTAAATTGTTCCTCTATTTTCTTTGATAATCTAACAGTGGATACTTTTACATCTTCCAATTTCAAAAACTCATCAGGTACATATAATATATTAATATCATCTGCATCACATACTACATCTTTATTTAGTAATTGTAATAAATCATCAGCATTATCCAATAAGCTTTTTAGCTTTTCAATATCTTTTTGAGTAGGAATAAAGTTTACTTGATCTATTTCCCTCTCCTGTTGTACCATAACTTCTTTGTTTTTAACCTCTAAGTAGCACCCAAATTTTTCTATCCACTCTTTATAAGCCTTTGGACTACTCTTAAATTTGAGTTTTATGATCTCTTTTTCTTCAATTCCTGCATTTATCATCTTTTGAATTTCGTCTATTTTCTTTTTCGTCTGTTGTTGCATTTCTTCCCCCTACTCTTTATATTACATCTACAATATATTATGCTTACACTTAATATTTTCAATATATTACAAAGTAGTGTATTAATAATATATCTGTATTATACCTAACCTTCAATTAAAATCCTGCTTTAAACTCCCTCACTTTTTCGATAATATTATCTAATTCTTTTCTTTTGGAATTATCGTTAATTAAATTCAACCACTCTTGATTTGTATATTTTATTCCAATTATATCAATTGCATCTTCTAATTCTTTGAAAGGATAGCTAAAGCTTAACTGATCAAATTTATTTAAAAGTTCTTCTCTCGTAATCTCTTTAGTTTCTACAATTATATACTCCTCTTTTATTTTTAAATCAAATTTTCTTTTTTCCTCTTCTACATCAATTTCATTTGATATAGATCTAACCATAGAAAGACGTAATTCAAGTAATGTATTATATTTGCTTTGAGTTATTTCTTTTTTCTTTTTAATTTCTACAACTTCATCTTTTAATTTTTCTTTTATAGTTTCCTTTTGACATTTTTCTACTTCATTATGGATTATCTTTTTAGATTCTAAGTAATCAGTAATCAACTTTCTTTTACCAGCTTTAAATGCCAGTCTTTGTATCTTAGTATCTTGTCCACATTTTTTTACATAGTCTTTGTAAACTATTTTTTCTATTTCTAGTTGTTCATTATCGCTCATTTTACAAAACTTAATATAAGTTTCGTTTTTTTCTTCTTTACTCTCTCCTATTGATTCTACAGTTTCAAGCTCTTTTATTTCTATTACTTCTTTTGGAATATTTGCCTCTACAACAATTTTTGTTTCTTGTTTTCCTGCTCCCGTTTCAATTGCTTTTTCTAAGTATGATAGGTATTCTATTTTCTTTTGTATTTCTTTGTAAGCATAGGTTAAACCTTTTATAAGTTGCTCCTCATTAAATTTTTCTAATAACTTTATTATATTTTCTTCAGTTAATAAAGATTGTAAATGTCTGTTTTTTTTAACTTTTTCAATAGTTCTATTTAACTTTTCTGATATGTGAATATGATTATCTCCTATTAATTCAGTCTCACTCGCTTTTGGTTTCCATGTAAAACTATATCCTGTAATTTTTCTTCCTGTTTTTATAGTCTCTATTTCCAATTTATTAAAATACTTTGGTAATTCTTCTTTAATTGGTTTCATAACTTTATTAGTAAAATTTGCAGTTGTTTGTACACTTAAAGGAACTCCTAACAAGTAATAAAGTTCTTCCAAGGTATAATTTATTTTCTTTTTTCCATTCCATCCTCTTAATAACTTAAACATTAATTTACTATAGCCACTTTTAAGACTTACTAAGTCTTTTAAATCAAATAAAGTAAAATTACCTCTTAACATATTATCAAAAAGTTTTAAAAATATTTCATTAGCTTTAATTTCTACTACACCATTATCTTTTTGAATATCATAGTATTGAAACAAATTCATTCTTTTTATATTGGTTTCAGTTTCAATCCTAAAATCTAAATCTAACAATTTTTTGAATAATCCTTCTAAATCTCTATAAAAATTTTTGATATTTTTATTTGAATAATTTGCTAATTCTTTAATTTCATTAAAAGAAATTATTACTTTATTAGAGCAATCCTTTGCCATAGTTAATCCAATAGAAAATAATATGTCTATTTGACTAGAATTAAGTGCTCCAATCGAAACTAAATTCATATCATTATGATATTTGATATCATGTTTTCCCATTTTACTCTCCTTAACATATAAGTTTTTAACGATTATAGCACATAGTTTTGTACATGTAAATTTAAAAGTACAAAGTAACTCCTTAAAAAGTACAAAGTAACTCCTTAAAAAGTACAAAGTAACTCCTTAAAAAGTACAAAGTAACTCCTTAAAAAGTACAAAGTAACTCCTTAAAAAGTACAAAGTAACTCCTTAAAAAGTACAAAGTTAAATCTGATAGGCATTGATTTTATTGACTTAGATTATGGTCTAAAGTATTTAAAGATTATTTAAAGAAAAAAAGATTCAAAAAAGAATTTTTTTTTCTTTGAAAAAAGCTATTAATTTTTAAATAATTTGTAAAAATAATATTCCAATAAATTTCACCTAATTTATAAAGCTTTATTTTTAATTATTCAAAACTATGTATATGATATACATTTTAAAACGTCATTAAAAGCTCTTATATGCCTAAAATTTAAATTCGAACCTATCTACTACAGTATTTTATCGTCCGAAACCCAAAACCTATCTTAAAATTGATTTTAGAGCTTTTTAGCTATTTAGAATATTATTAAATAATTTGCAAGGTTATAAGGTTTCTCAAAATCCGTAAGATGTTATTTCGCAGGTTCCTGATGGCTATCTAATAAAGTTATATTTCCCTTTTATAGTATTATCGGAGGTTTTTACTTTTTGCATTATACTTTAATTTAGATTTTAATAATACTGTCCACATAAAAAATGGAGAGGGAATAGAAATTATTTTTCTACTTCTCTCTCCATACTAAATCTATTAAATTTTAGAACTATTCAAAACTATGTATATGATATACATTTTAAAACGTCATCAAAAGCTCTTATATGCCTAAAATTTAAATTATAACCTATCTACTATAGTATTTTATCGTCCGAAACCCAAAACCTATCTTAAAATTGATTTTAGAGCTTTTAATGATGTTTTTGTATTTTGTTTACACTTTATAAAATTATCATTATTATTTTTTCATTTTTCTCCTTATCTTCTCTTTAAATTTTTATCTTCTCTCCAATTGCATATAAAATCTAGAATATCACTTAGATCACTTTTTTTAATATCCTCCATTTTTGTGATCCTAAATTTATTTTTTAAATCCTTATATAAATTCCTATATAAAAGACTTCTATCATCATTCATATTTTGATAGTTTGCTCTTTCATATACTTTGAAATCTATTGCTTTTTTTAAATTGAATCTATCTTCAGGTGTAATAAAACTCGTGATTGTTTCTATTTTCTGCTCTAACTCTCTTAATCTGTTCTCCTGATTAGTAACAACCATAAGAAAATTTCTAGTAGCTTTTATTACATTTTTATTTTCATTTTGAATTTCTAAAGATCTATTCTCAATCTCATCTAATTTCTTTATAATTGACTTTCTTACAAATTTGCTTTCTCTTACTAGAATTTGTTTTGCTTGTGAAATTATTAATTCAAACATTGGATATTCTTTATTTTGTGAATTTTTATAAGAGGACTCGGAAATTTTTCCTGCTCCTATTTCTTCTTCGAATTCATCTCTAATTATTTTTAGGAGATCATAATGCTTTAATTTTGTTCTATTCCCCTCTTGTTTTCTGAAAAAATTAATCTCTTCTAGCAATTCTAAGCTAGTTATATATTTAATTTCTTTCTTGGTAATTGATTCCATTTTATCCCTCCTATTTCCTCTCTAATATTAACCAATGAAAATTCTTGTTCGTTAAGCACTTCTCTAACTTTAATTTTTAGAGAATAGAAGTTTTCATTTTATAATTACACAAGGATCTAAATATTGTTTAGTAACTTTTAAACTCATTAATTTATTGGTTAAAACTATGATATTACTTAATCTATACCATTGCCTCTTAAAAAAAAACTTTCTTTATTATCTATAATCGAGTGTTTTAAACACTTTTTTTAAACTGATTTTTTTTACAAAAAGGTGTAGTATATGATGCCTTTTTATCAATTTTTCAATGCTATTTTTAATTTTTTTTCCAGATCTTTTAGAAACTTTTTCAATTCATTCTTTGATCCAAAGTTCAAAGTGTTTACTCTTAATCTTCTGAAGTTTTTAGCAAATGTATTTGAACTTTGTTTTATCCCAACTTCAGCCATTAATCCTTTTAGTATATTTGAAGTCATTATATACCCTTGACTATCTGCAAATGCTATAAACTCTGTAAAAGTTCTATATTTTTTATTGATAGTTTGATAATATAAATTGGCTAGTTCCTGGATATACTTATGCTCTACTTTTTCTACAAGTAACTCCAAACCCTTTATCTCCTGGATATACTTTTCAATCTCGGTTTCAAGGATTTTTTTATTTGCTTGTTGTCTTCGTATGTCTTTAGCTCTATTTTCTAACCTTGTATTATCTGTCCCATTCTTATCTGATCGGTTGTAAAAAGTTGTTTCAATTCTTCCACTAGAAAGTTTAATGTTCCCATATTTTTCAATCCCCATTATAGTTTTAAATATATTCCCATTGTCATTTCTTCTAACAATACTTAGACACTCTAGAAATAATCTAGCTAAGTTTATATTATGTTTCAAATATTGTTTGCTATCTGCTGCAATATCAACCCTCACAATTTCCACCTTTATCCCCAATACTTCTTCTAACTCTTGGATATGTTCCAATATTACATTAACACTAGATAACCCATTTACTCCTCTTAAAACTAATCTTGTATTACCTTTTCCCGTATATGTCGTTTTATCACTTAATATCATTCTGTTGTTAGGTTTTATCTCATGTAAACCGTTAATCTCTATTTGTATAGTATCAATACCAACTCTACTAATAGTCATAACTCAACCCCTAAAACTTCCATATCTTCTAATAACTTTTCTAAAGCTATTTTAAGGATTAGTTTCTTTGAGATTTTAAGTTGTTTGGCTTTTTTACTTAATTTTTTATCCAGTTGTTCATCTAGTTTCAGGGTAATTTTATTCCTCTTCATTAGTATCACTTCCAGGATATTCCTTGAAATACTCATCTAAAGCTCTATTTACGATAGATGATCTAGACACTTGTTTTTTATCTGCTAAATCCTTTACTTTTTTTACGTTGTCGTTAAATAAAGTAAAGGACATTTTTTTATAGTTCCCACTTTTCCCTCTTGCTCTCGCAAATTGATATTTTTGTAACACAAAAAGACCTCCTCATTTTTTAATTTAAAATAAGAGGTTTTGCTCTAAGCTAATATAATTCTTTCTTGAAATTTAAAATTTAAAATTGATTGGTTATTATTCAAATGGCGATATGTAGTTACATACTGATATAACTTTTTTTCGATTGGTAATTCTATTAAAAATGTTAAAAAATCCTCAATAGTTATAAAACTTTTTGAGTCAAAAAAATCTTTAGAGATAATAAAACTTCTAAATAATTTATAAATTGCTTTTCGTGATTCTATATTATTTTCAACTTCTTGCTGACTTCTAGCTCCAAAGCTATCTTGTAAACATTTAGTGTTTTGTTTAATGATAGATGGAATAGTATTTGGATGTCCATTATATATGTCTTCTTTTCCATATGTTTTTTTCTTCATACTATCCCCTCCTTTTGTGTAATTCTACTCATTATGAGTATACCCAATTAACTTTGATTAATCAATACTTTTCAATAAAAAAAAGAAGTTTTTATCCCTCTATCTTTAAGAGTTTTTCCCCAACTATATTATGTAAGAGTACCCACAAAAAATAAAAAAAGAAAGATCATAAAATGAGGCCACTGAAA
The Cetobacterium sp. 8H DNA segment above includes these coding regions:
- a CDS encoding ribbon-helix-helix protein, CopG family translates to MKRNKITLKLDEQLDKKLSKKAKQLKISKKLILKIALEKLLEDMEVLGVEL
- a CDS encoding replication initiation protein; its protein translation is MGKHDIKYHNDMNLVSIGALNSSQIDILFSIGLTMAKDCSNKVIISFNEIKELANYSNKNIKNFYRDLEGLFKKLLDLDFRIETETNIKRMNLFQYYDIQKDNGVVEIKANEIFLKLFDNMLRGNFTLFDLKDLVSLKSGYSKLMFKLLRGWNGKKKINYTLEELYYLLGVPLSVQTTANFTNKVMKPIKEELPKYFNKLEIETIKTGRKITGYSFTWKPKASETELIGDNHIHISEKLNRTIEKVKKNRHLQSLLTEENIIKLLEKFNEEQLIKGLTYAYKEIQKKIEYLSYLEKAIETGAGKQETKIVVEANIPKEVIEIKELETVESIGESKEEKNETYIKFCKMSDNEQLEIEKIVYKDYVKKCGQDTKIQRLAFKAGKRKLITDYLESKKIIHNEVEKCQKETIKEKLKDEVVEIKKKKEITQSKYNTLLELRLSMVRSISNEIDVEEEKRKFDLKIKEEYIIVETKEITREELLNKFDQLSFSYPFKELEDAIDIIGIKYTNQEWLNLINDNSKRKELDNIIEKVREFKAGF
- a CDS encoding ORF6C domain-containing protein — its product is MESITKKEIKYITSLELLEEINFFRKQEGNRTKLKHYDLLKIIRDEFEEEIGAGKISESSYKNSQNKEYPMFELIISQAKQILVRESKFVRKSIIKKLDEIENRSLEIQNENKNVIKATRNFLMVVTNQENRLRELEQKIETITSFITPEDRFNLKKAIDFKVYERANYQNMNDDRSLLYRNLYKDLKNKFRITKMEDIKKSDLSDILDFICNWREDKNLKRR